From Brevibacillus marinus, a single genomic window includes:
- a CDS encoding class I adenylate-forming enzyme family protein produces MNTRLIGSIGEMVRQQARFYGDKQLLIQGEQVRTYRQYDERTDRFAGGLLGLGLQLGDRVATYLKNSIELLEAYTGIAKAGGVTVCVNADLTPREIRYIFQDSGARFIITDEQHLDHVEQVLADCPAVQQVIVVGNPGSHLAFEQVFAAQPVELPVLDGSDKAFIIYTSGTTGMPKGAILTHRNLTWVAAACVDALGFRADDTFIVCLPLFHSYAVNTCYLQVIHTGATGVVLERFSTKAVLEAIEKHRATVMPGVPTMFAYLANYAERSRYDTSTLRMAVSAGAVLTEKVLADFQAAFGVKIYNGWGSTETATFATFDRVGGMQQPGSCGLPLPGCAIRIVDEEGRDCPPGVRGEMLVRGPNVMLGYQNKPDVTQATLKDGWYHTGDVAYLDENGYVFVVDRIKDVIISGGYNIAPKEVEDVILAHPAVLDVAVVGIPDEAKGQVIKAFVVLKDGQTATAEELLEECRGKLAAYKHPKAIEFCQSLPRTSSGKIKRYMLREGLTGVHS; encoded by the coding sequence ATGAATACGCGGTTGATCGGCAGTATCGGCGAAATGGTTAGACAGCAGGCTCGTTTTTACGGCGATAAGCAGTTGCTGATCCAGGGGGAACAGGTTCGCACGTATCGCCAGTACGACGAACGTACCGATCGGTTTGCCGGCGGTTTGCTCGGGCTCGGCTTGCAGCTTGGCGATCGGGTGGCCACCTACCTGAAAAATTCCATTGAATTGCTGGAGGCCTACACGGGCATCGCCAAGGCGGGAGGCGTAACCGTCTGCGTGAACGCGGACCTGACCCCTCGCGAGATCCGCTACATCTTCCAGGATTCGGGAGCCCGCTTCATCATCACGGATGAACAGCATCTGGACCATGTCGAGCAGGTGCTGGCGGATTGTCCCGCTGTCCAGCAGGTGATCGTGGTGGGCAACCCTGGCAGCCACCTCGCGTTCGAGCAGGTATTTGCTGCGCAGCCGGTCGAGCTTCCCGTCCTGGACGGCAGCGACAAGGCGTTCATCATTTACACATCCGGCACGACGGGCATGCCCAAGGGAGCCATCCTCACCCACCGCAACCTGACCTGGGTGGCTGCCGCCTGCGTGGACGCCTTGGGCTTTCGCGCAGACGATACGTTTATCGTTTGCCTGCCGCTGTTCCACTCCTATGCAGTGAACACCTGCTATCTCCAGGTGATCCATACGGGCGCTACCGGGGTGGTGTTGGAGCGCTTTTCCACCAAGGCTGTGCTGGAAGCGATTGAAAAACACCGGGCCACGGTCATGCCGGGCGTGCCCACCATGTTTGCCTATCTGGCGAACTACGCCGAGCGCTCCCGCTACGATACCAGCACGCTGCGCATGGCCGTATCGGCAGGTGCTGTGCTGACGGAAAAGGTGCTGGCGGATTTCCAAGCGGCTTTCGGCGTGAAGATCTACAACGGCTGGGGAAGCACGGAGACCGCCACGTTTGCCACCTTTGACCGGGTCGGCGGTATGCAGCAGCCCGGATCGTGCGGTTTGCCGCTGCCAGGCTGTGCGATTCGCATCGTCGATGAAGAGGGGCGCGACTGCCCGCCTGGTGTCCGCGGCGAGATGCTGGTGCGAGGCCCCAATGTCATGCTGGGGTATCAGAACAAGCCGGACGTGACCCAAGCCACCTTAAAGGACGGCTGGTACCATACGGGAGATGTCGCCTATCTGGATGAAAATGGCTACGTCTTCGTGGTGGACCGGATCAAGGACGTGATCATCTCCGGCGGCTACAACATCGCTCCCAAGGAGGTCGAGGACGTCATCCTGGCGCACCCGGCGGTTCTCGATGTAGCGGTGGTCGGGATCCCTGACGAGGCGAAGGGGCAGGTGATCAAGGCCTTCGTGGTATTGAAGGACGGGCAGACTGCGACAGCCGAAGAATTGCTGGAAGAGTGCCGGGGCAAACTGGCTGCGTACAAACATCCCAAAGCAATCGAATTTTGCCAGAGCTTGCCGAGAACGTCGTCCGGCAAGATTAAGCGCTACATGCTGCGGGAAGGCCTGACCGGTGTCCATTCCTAA
- a CDS encoding MFS transporter: MRSINVNRMIDEAKFNRFHALVVFWCAYVIIFDGYDLGLLGAVLPVLMEEWSLSPVQAGALGSYALFGMVFGSLIGGPLADKIGRKNVIMFCVAFFSLFTVMCGFAKGPTEFAIYRFLLGLGLGGVVPNAVALTSEYAPRSLRSFLTTTMFSGYAAGGVLAAGLGILLIPNFGWQSVFFIGGVPLLTLPLMYKTLPDSVEFLVVKKQNDRVSQVLAKINPAYTPQPSDVYEMALPQETGFPVTRLFGRGRAVSTLMFWIASFLCLLVIYGLNTWLPKLMANAGYNLGSSLLFLLVLNFGAIMGCLIGGWASDRWRGKKVLITYFILGFLSLTLLGYTNHTLVLYLLVAIAGASTIGTQIILYAYVAQYYPMEIRSTGIGWTTGVGRMGSVVGPMLGGLILTLSLPLQQNFLAFAIPALICVFAILLVKERHGAQQALRLDTAKKDGELEVISH, from the coding sequence ATGCGCTCCATCAATGTGAATCGGATGATTGACGAGGCAAAATTTAACCGCTTTCATGCGCTCGTGGTGTTTTGGTGTGCTTATGTCATTATTTTTGACGGTTATGATCTGGGTTTGTTGGGTGCCGTTTTGCCGGTGCTGATGGAGGAATGGTCCTTATCGCCTGTCCAGGCGGGGGCGTTGGGCAGCTACGCGCTGTTCGGCATGGTGTTCGGTTCGCTGATTGGCGGTCCGCTGGCGGACAAAATCGGCCGGAAAAATGTGATCATGTTCTGCGTCGCGTTTTTCAGCTTGTTTACGGTTATGTGCGGATTTGCCAAGGGACCCACGGAGTTTGCCATTTATCGCTTTTTGCTGGGTCTGGGATTGGGCGGCGTTGTGCCGAACGCCGTGGCGTTAACCTCGGAGTACGCGCCGAGATCGCTGCGCAGTTTCTTGACGACCACGATGTTCAGCGGATACGCGGCAGGCGGCGTGCTTGCCGCAGGGCTGGGCATCCTCTTGATCCCCAATTTTGGTTGGCAATCGGTGTTTTTCATCGGGGGAGTGCCTTTGCTCACCCTGCCGTTGATGTACAAGACGCTGCCCGATTCCGTCGAGTTTTTGGTCGTCAAAAAACAAAATGATCGCGTCAGTCAGGTACTGGCGAAAATTAATCCTGCCTATACCCCGCAGCCGAGCGATGTGTACGAAATGGCGCTGCCGCAAGAGACCGGTTTTCCGGTTACGCGGCTGTTCGGCAGGGGGCGGGCGGTCAGTACGCTCATGTTTTGGATCGCATCGTTCCTCTGTTTACTGGTGATTTATGGATTGAATACCTGGCTGCCGAAACTGATGGCAAACGCTGGTTACAATTTGGGCTCCAGCCTGCTGTTCCTGCTGGTGCTGAACTTCGGCGCGATTATGGGCTGCCTGATCGGCGGCTGGGCTTCCGATCGCTGGCGCGGCAAGAAAGTGTTGATCACGTACTTTATCCTGGGCTTCCTCTCCCTCACGCTGCTCGGTTACACAAACCATACACTGGTCCTGTACCTGCTGGTGGCGATCGCGGGAGCATCCACGATTGGCACACAAATTATTCTCTACGCCTACGTCGCTCAGTATTATCCGATGGAGATCCGCTCGACAGGCATCGGCTGGACTACGGGAGTGGGGCGGATGGGGTCCGTCGTCGGCCCGATGCTGGGCGGCTTAATCCTCACCTTGAGTTTGCCGCTGCAGCAGAACTTTCTCGCATTTGCCATTCCCGCCCTCATTTGCGTGTTCGCGATCCTGCTCGTGAAGGAAAGGCACGGGGCACAGCAGGCACTGCGCCTTGATACGGCCAAGAAAGATGGAGAGCTGGAGGTGATCTCGCACTAA
- a CDS encoding gamma-type small acid-soluble spore protein, which produces MNRNMARRNEQAQNNPAAANAAARAAQNNAATEFAAETNAAEVRRQNQQSAARAQANNQASE; this is translated from the coding sequence GTGAACCGCAACATGGCAAGACGTAACGAACAAGCTCAAAACAATCCGGCCGCTGCCAATGCCGCTGCTCGGGCAGCGCAAAACAATGCTGCTACGGAGTTCGCCGCCGAGACAAACGCAGCTGAGGTCCGCCGTCAAAACCAACAATCTGCTGCCCGCGCTCAAGCGAACAACCAAGCGTCGGAATAA
- the acpS gene encoding holo-ACP synthase, with protein MIVGIGSDIVEIARIQSLLKRQPRLRDRLLTAREQEYLPAGPERRIAEFVAGRFAAKEAAAKALGTGIGAHVAFADIEIIPDRQGKPCLYIAPAVLAALFPQSPLRLHVSISHSQSYALAHVVIEQH; from the coding sequence ATGATCGTCGGCATCGGCAGCGATATCGTGGAAATTGCGCGGATCCAGTCCCTGTTGAAGCGGCAGCCGCGTCTGCGCGACCGCCTGCTTACTGCGCGGGAGCAGGAGTACCTTCCGGCGGGCCCGGAACGGCGCATCGCCGAGTTTGTCGCGGGCCGTTTCGCGGCTAAAGAGGCGGCGGCAAAAGCGCTGGGCACGGGAATTGGCGCGCATGTCGCGTTTGCGGATATCGAAATCATTCCCGACCGGCAGGGCAAGCCATGCCTGTATATCGCGCCGGCCGTACTGGCCGCTTTGTTTCCGCAGTCCCCGCTGCGCCTGCACGTCAGCATCTCGCACAGCCAATCCTACGCGTTGGCCCACGTAGTGATCGAACAACACTAA
- a CDS encoding type I restriction-modification system subunit M, which yields MLTGEIRNKVDKIWTDMWAGGITNPLTVIEQLTYLMFIRSLDEKELENERIEALGGGPVQKIFPPDEEGQMMRWSQFKSKDPRIIFDIVKDKVFPFIKSMNGDQRTAFSRYMEDAIFLIPTPQILQKIITGLDELYEHDIKDLDMQGDLYEYMLSKLSTAGQNGQFRTPQHIREMMVRLLAPTPEDKICDPACGTAGFLISAAKYIRDTYEAKMTSEQWEHYNSTMFTGFDTDRTMLRISAMNLMLHSITQPRIDYVDSVSKQNDISGEFDIILANPPFTGTIDAESIHDNLKTVCNTKKTELLFVALFLRMLRKGGRCACIVPDGVLFGTTKAHKALRKELVENHQLQAVISMPSGVFKPYAGVSTAVLVFTKTGAGGTDKVWFYDMKADGYSLDDKRTPIEENDIPDILARYHNLEGEVDRKPTDQSFFVDKSAIVANDYDLSINRYKEVVYEKVEYDPPAVILDRLEQLNLDIAAKMQELRGLIGE from the coding sequence ATGTTGACAGGAGAGATTCGCAACAAAGTCGATAAAATCTGGACCGATATGTGGGCCGGCGGGATCACCAATCCGCTGACGGTCATCGAGCAGCTCACCTATCTGATGTTTATCCGTTCGCTGGACGAGAAAGAGCTGGAGAACGAAAGAATCGAAGCGCTCGGCGGCGGACCGGTGCAGAAAATTTTCCCACCGGATGAGGAAGGGCAGATGATGCGCTGGAGCCAATTCAAGAGCAAAGATCCGCGCATCATTTTCGATATTGTCAAGGACAAGGTGTTTCCGTTTATCAAGTCCATGAATGGGGATCAGAGGACCGCTTTTTCCCGCTATATGGAAGATGCGATCTTTCTGATTCCGACGCCGCAGATCTTGCAGAAGATCATCACCGGGCTGGATGAACTGTACGAACATGACATCAAAGACCTGGACATGCAGGGGGACCTGTATGAATACATGCTGAGCAAGCTGTCCACCGCCGGGCAGAACGGGCAGTTCCGCACGCCGCAGCACATCCGCGAGATGATGGTGCGCCTGCTCGCGCCGACGCCGGAGGACAAAATCTGCGACCCGGCCTGCGGCACAGCGGGCTTTCTGATTTCCGCCGCCAAGTACATCCGCGATACATACGAAGCAAAGATGACCAGCGAGCAGTGGGAACATTACAACAGCACGATGTTTACCGGTTTTGACACCGATCGGACGATGCTGCGCATTTCCGCGATGAACCTGATGCTGCACTCGATTACGCAGCCGCGGATTGACTATGTGGACAGCGTGTCGAAGCAGAACGACATATCGGGGGAATTTGACATCATCCTCGCCAATCCGCCGTTTACCGGCACGATCGACGCGGAGAGCATTCACGACAATCTGAAAACGGTCTGCAACACCAAGAAGACGGAGCTTTTGTTCGTGGCGCTGTTTTTGCGCATGCTGCGCAAGGGCGGACGCTGCGCCTGCATCGTGCCGGACGGCGTGCTGTTCGGCACGACGAAGGCGCACAAGGCGCTGCGCAAGGAACTGGTGGAGAATCACCAGCTGCAAGCGGTGATCTCGATGCCGAGCGGCGTGTTCAAGCCGTATGCGGGCGTGAGCACGGCGGTGCTGGTGTTTACCAAAACCGGCGCGGGCGGCACCGATAAAGTCTGGTTTTACGATATGAAAGCCGACGGTTACTCCCTGGACGACAAACGGACGCCGATTGAAGAAAACGATATTCCCGATATTCTCGCCCGCTACCACAACCTGGAAGGCGAAGTGGACCGCAAGCCGACGGACCAGAGCTTCTTTGTGGACAAGTCCGCCATTGTGGCCAACGACTACGATCTGTCGATCAACCGCTACAAAGAAGTGGTGTACGAAAAGGTAGAATACGACCCGCCGGCGGTGATCCTCGACCGCCTCGAGCAACTGAACCTTGACATTGCTGCGAAGATGCAGGAGTTAAGGGGGCTTATCGGTGAGTAA
- a CDS encoding restriction endonuclease subunit S, whose product MSKWEKVRLGDVGEFKTGGTPSRKNLNYFEGDIPWITTVSLGKTFINETDAVEYISSEAVENSSTKIISPNSIMIGIRVGIGKVSINTVPMATNQDIVSIENIDENKIYKPYLVYFIKSSNNILNALKRGATIQGISVEVLKSLNIPLPPRETQKQIAKTLDTASELLALRKQQLAELDNLIKSVFYDMFGDPVVNEKGWEKGKIKDLAASISYGTSQKASTEKLSYPILRMNNITYQGELDLSDLKYIDLSDSDKEKYLVYKGDLLFNRTNSRELVGKTAVFREDSPMAFAGYLVRLVPNEKGNSEFISAFLNSTYGKKLLYKMAKNIIGMANINAKEFSNIEIYIPPIELQNQFADIVSKIEQQKFLVRQAIEETQTLFDSLMSQYFD is encoded by the coding sequence GTGAGTAAGTGGGAAAAGGTGAGGCTGGGGGATGTAGGCGAATTTAAGACAGGTGGTACTCCATCCAGAAAAAATCTAAATTACTTCGAAGGGGATATACCTTGGATTACAACTGTTTCTCTTGGAAAAACATTTATTAATGAGACGGATGCTGTTGAATATATAAGCAGTGAGGCGGTTGAAAATAGTTCTACTAAAATCATTTCTCCTAATTCAATAATGATTGGTATTCGCGTTGGTATTGGAAAAGTTTCTATTAATACAGTACCTATGGCTACTAACCAGGATATCGTTTCAATCGAAAATATAGATGAAAACAAAATATATAAACCTTATTTGGTTTATTTCATTAAAAGCTCCAATAACATACTAAACGCCTTAAAGAGGGGGGCAACAATCCAAGGTATTAGCGTTGAAGTATTAAAATCTCTAAACATCCCTCTCCCCCCTCGAGAAACACAAAAACAAATCGCCAAAACCCTTGACACAGCTTCAGAACTTCTTGCCTTGCGCAAGCAGCAGCTTGCTGAGTTGGACAACCTTATCAAGTCTGTTTTTTACGATATGTTTGGGGATCCGGTTGTTAATGAGAAGGGGTGGGAAAAAGGGAAGATAAAAGATTTAGCAGCATCTATTTCTTATGGAACAAGTCAAAAGGCTTCTACAGAAAAGTTATCATACCCGATATTAAGGATGAACAACATTACCTACCAAGGCGAATTAGATCTTTCTGATTTAAAGTATATTGATTTAAGTGATTCAGACAAAGAAAAGTATCTTGTTTATAAAGGGGATTTGTTATTTAACCGAACAAATAGCAGAGAACTTGTTGGAAAAACTGCTGTATTTAGAGAAGATTCACCAATGGCTTTTGCTGGCTATTTAGTTCGTTTGGTACCAAATGAAAAAGGAAATAGTGAATTTATTTCAGCATTTCTAAACTCAACTTACGGAAAAAAACTGCTTTACAAGATGGCCAAAAATATTATTGGAATGGCTAACATTAACGCTAAAGAATTTAGTAATATTGAAATCTATATACCTCCAATCGAACTTCAAAACCAGTTCGCCGACATCGTCAGCAAAATCGAACAACAAAAATTCCTTGTCCGCCAAGCGATTGAGGAGACACAGACGCTGTTCGACAGCTTGATGAGCCAGTATTTTGATTGA
- a CDS encoding DEAD/DEAH box helicase family protein: MAANFAFLRDQPEYALFAGACIEAERVLATSPAMAAVGCRKALELAVKWVYSADNTIRMPYKDNLQSLIHEPSFRFAVDSQTWQKLPYIIKLGNLAVHTDKTIDRSEAVLSLAALFEFIQWLDYCYGANYEERTFDESLIPAEAVALDEEKIRRQNSLLEQKEAEIEALRAQIAAMSAQLTAGKAKHQEERSFTPVDLSEFLTRKKYIDVDLKLLGWTFGEDVREEVPLVGMPNGERTGYADYVLYGKDGLPLAVIEAKRASKDPKIGTQQAKLYADCLERMTGRRPLMFITNGFETYFWDDLTSPQRKVSGMFARSDLEKLMQRRKERKPLTRIPIDDKITDRYYQKEAVRAVCEHIEAGHRKALLVMATGTGKTRTAASLTDVLSRGGYVTNILFLADRIALVKQAKDSFKHYLPDMSLCNLLDNRDDKSARIVFSTYPTMLNAIDTAKREDGRRLFTPAHFDLIIIDEAHRSIFKKYRAIFEYFDAILVGLTATPKTDVDRNTYEFFEMENGVPTYAYEYETAVEKDHVLVPYYNIEVTTKFLQHGITYDELSEEDKERYEEDFTDEDGNMPNEIPAPELNEIIFNQSTVDMVLEDLMTKGIKVAGGDRIGKTIIFAQNKRHAEYIVERFNKLYPQYKGHFARRVTYDDSYALEVINDFKVPDKEPHIAVSVDMMDTGIDVPEIVNLVFFKRVRSKAKFWQMIGRGTRLCKDLFGPGEDKTHFVIFDYLGNFEFFRQHQEGLEAAGAPSLTEAIFGKRIRLLVHLQHAEFAAEPYQQWRAELVDAVVQQIRQLNPELISVKLKLEYVEKYKHQAVFVCLTDTDKHNLITHLAPLVYMDEPDEYAKRFDNLMYGLMLGMLEGTPQYRRNRKELAQICEVLTSRATIQQVKEKLELIQTVRSESFWQQASLLDVENIRSELRELIKFIADEGKARTIVYTNLKDEVLQVKEGAALDQAYQFEDYKLKVNRYIEENKDHLAIHKLRHNIPLTAADYESLERIFIGELGTAEDYRREFQDTPFGLLVRKIAKLEYEAALAAFSEFINDQSLNQAQIVFVKKVIDYIAQNGYMENVADLTKPPFDKPQSIFKLFDSAKQQRLVEILNQVKENAVKVVG; encoded by the coding sequence ATGGCTGCAAATTTTGCTTTCTTGCGGGATCAACCGGAATACGCGCTGTTTGCCGGTGCTTGCATCGAAGCGGAGCGGGTGCTCGCCACCTCGCCGGCGATGGCGGCAGTCGGCTGCCGGAAAGCGCTGGAACTGGCGGTCAAATGGGTCTATTCCGCCGACAACACGATCCGTATGCCTTATAAGGACAATTTGCAATCGCTCATCCATGAGCCTTCTTTCCGGTTTGCGGTGGACAGCCAGACGTGGCAGAAACTCCCCTACATCATCAAACTGGGGAATCTGGCCGTTCATACGGACAAGACCATAGACCGCAGCGAGGCCGTTTTGTCGCTTGCCGCCCTGTTCGAGTTCATCCAATGGCTGGACTACTGCTACGGGGCCAACTACGAAGAACGCACCTTTGATGAGTCTCTGATCCCGGCCGAGGCGGTCGCTCTCGACGAAGAAAAAATCAGGCGGCAGAACAGCCTGCTTGAGCAAAAAGAAGCGGAAATCGAGGCGCTTCGCGCGCAAATCGCGGCGATGAGCGCACAGTTGACGGCGGGCAAGGCGAAGCATCAGGAGGAACGCAGCTTCACGCCGGTGGATCTGTCGGAGTTTTTGACCCGCAAGAAGTACATCGATGTCGATTTGAAGCTGCTCGGCTGGACATTCGGCGAAGACGTTCGCGAGGAAGTTCCGCTCGTTGGCATGCCCAATGGGGAAAGGACGGGCTACGCCGATTACGTCCTGTACGGCAAAGATGGTCTGCCGCTGGCCGTGATTGAAGCGAAACGAGCTTCCAAAGACCCGAAAATCGGCACGCAGCAGGCCAAACTGTACGCGGACTGCCTGGAGCGGATGACCGGCCGCCGTCCGCTGATGTTCATCACGAACGGGTTTGAGACGTACTTCTGGGATGATCTCACCTCGCCGCAGCGCAAGGTCAGCGGCATGTTTGCGCGCTCCGATCTGGAAAAGCTGATGCAGCGCCGCAAAGAGCGAAAGCCGCTCACCCGGATTCCGATTGACGACAAGATCACCGACCGCTATTACCAAAAAGAAGCGGTCCGGGCGGTGTGCGAACACATCGAAGCGGGGCACCGCAAGGCACTGCTGGTGATGGCGACCGGCACAGGCAAAACGCGCACGGCGGCCAGCCTGACCGATGTGTTGTCGCGCGGCGGGTACGTGACCAATATACTGTTCCTCGCCGACCGGATTGCGCTCGTCAAACAGGCGAAGGACAGCTTCAAACACTACCTGCCGGATATGTCGCTCTGCAACCTCTTGGACAACCGGGACGACAAATCGGCGCGGATTGTGTTTTCCACCTATCCGACGATGCTGAATGCGATCGACACGGCCAAGCGCGAGGACGGCAGGCGGCTGTTCACCCCGGCCCACTTTGATCTGATCATCATCGACGAGGCGCACCGCAGCATTTTCAAAAAGTACCGCGCCATTTTCGAGTATTTCGACGCGATCCTCGTGGGCCTGACGGCAACGCCGAAGACCGATGTGGACCGCAACACCTATGAATTTTTTGAAATGGAAAACGGTGTGCCCACCTATGCGTACGAATACGAAACCGCCGTGGAGAAAGACCATGTGCTGGTCCCGTACTACAACATCGAAGTGACGACGAAGTTTTTGCAGCACGGCATCACCTATGACGAGCTCTCCGAGGAAGACAAAGAGCGGTACGAAGAAGATTTCACCGATGAAGACGGCAACATGCCAAACGAGATTCCGGCGCCGGAGCTGAACGAGATCATTTTCAACCAGTCGACCGTCGATATGGTCCTGGAAGACCTGATGACCAAAGGGATCAAGGTGGCAGGCGGGGACCGGATCGGCAAAACGATCATCTTTGCTCAGAATAAACGACATGCGGAGTACATCGTCGAGCGGTTCAACAAGCTGTATCCGCAGTACAAAGGCCATTTTGCCAGGCGCGTCACCTACGATGACAGCTATGCGCTGGAGGTGATCAACGATTTTAAAGTGCCGGACAAAGAACCGCATATCGCTGTTTCCGTGGATATGATGGATACCGGCATCGACGTGCCGGAGATTGTGAACCTCGTCTTTTTCAAGCGCGTCCGATCCAAGGCGAAGTTCTGGCAGATGATCGGGCGAGGGACACGGCTGTGCAAAGATTTGTTCGGCCCCGGAGAGGACAAGACCCATTTTGTGATCTTCGACTATTTGGGTAATTTTGAGTTTTTCCGCCAGCATCAAGAGGGGTTGGAAGCGGCAGGAGCGCCCAGCCTGACGGAAGCGATTTTTGGCAAACGCATCCGCTTGCTCGTTCACCTGCAGCATGCTGAGTTTGCAGCCGAGCCGTACCAGCAGTGGCGGGCCGAACTGGTCGACGCGGTGGTGCAGCAGATCCGGCAGCTCAACCCGGAACTCATCTCGGTCAAATTGAAGCTGGAATACGTGGAAAAATACAAGCATCAAGCGGTGTTCGTCTGCCTCACGGACACGGACAAACACAACCTGATCACGCACCTGGCTCCGCTCGTATACATGGACGAACCGGACGAGTACGCCAAGCGGTTCGACAACCTGATGTACGGCCTGATGCTGGGGATGCTGGAAGGGACGCCGCAGTACAGGCGAAACCGGAAAGAGCTTGCCCAAATCTGCGAGGTTCTGACAAGCCGGGCTACGATTCAGCAAGTGAAGGAGAAGCTGGAGCTGATCCAGACGGTGCGGTCGGAGTCGTTCTGGCAGCAGGCAAGTTTGCTCGATGTGGAGAACATCCGCAGCGAGCTGCGGGAACTGATCAAATTTATTGCCGATGAAGGAAAGGCGAGAACGATTGTCTACACCAATCTGAAGGACGAAGTGCTGCAGGTGAAGGAAGGCGCGGCGCTTGACCAGGCTTACCAGTTTGAGGATTACAAGCTGAAGGTCAACCGCTATATTGAGGAAAACAAAGATCATCTGGCGATTCACAAGCTGCGTCACAACATTCCCCTCACCGCGGCGGATTACGAAAGCCTGGAGCGGATTTTCATCGGCGAGTTGGGCACGGCGGAAGATTACCGGCGCGAGTTCCAAGACACGCCGTTCGGCTTGCTGGTGCGAAAAATCGCCAAACTGGAGTACGAAGCGGCGCTTGCGGCCTTCTCCGAGTTCATCAACGACCAGTCGCTCAACCAGGCGCAGATTGTGTTTGTCAAGAAAGTGATCGATTACATTGCGCAGAACGGCTATATGGAGAACGTCGCCGATCTGACCAAACCGCCCTTCGACAAGCCGCAAAGCATCTTCAAGCTGTTCGACAGCGCCAAGCAGCAGCGGCTTGTGGAGATTCTGAACCAGGTTAAGGAAAATGCGGTGAAGGTGGTCGGGTAG
- a CDS encoding outer membrane lipoprotein-sorting protein → MKRGALWLAIVLILSVMTAGCFGTKSPEDVIGELSSTLEKMSGYKTNAVLTLQTGSTPQEYDVEVWYQKPANYRVALTSKQRNITQIILRNDEGVFVLTPHLNKSFRFQSGWPENNGPLYLYETLVRSILDDSERKVNIDDKQYVFEVKANYSGNRSLTKQKIWLTEDFKPTHAEIMDGNMNTMVEISFADFVFNPQFDEDAFDKDRNMQTALMALPTFAQGNKEEPPTGSFGVIHPTYVPQGVKLAAVEPVERGEDYSVVLQYEGAYQYKLLEARPTATTVSYDVGMPVNLGFTIGVLTGTADQQRMLTWELDGVEFTLVGNLPEDEMVKIANSTYGVSGK, encoded by the coding sequence ATGAAACGGGGAGCTTTATGGTTGGCGATTGTCCTGATCCTTTCCGTTATGACAGCAGGCTGTTTCGGCACCAAGTCGCCAGAAGATGTGATCGGGGAATTGAGCAGTACGCTGGAAAAGATGTCAGGCTACAAGACCAATGCCGTGCTGACCTTGCAGACGGGGTCCACCCCGCAGGAGTACGATGTGGAGGTGTGGTATCAAAAGCCGGCAAACTACCGTGTCGCCCTTACGTCCAAGCAGCGGAACATTACGCAGATCATTTTGCGTAACGATGAAGGCGTGTTTGTGCTGACTCCCCACCTGAACAAAAGCTTCCGCTTCCAAAGCGGCTGGCCGGAAAACAACGGTCCGCTTTACCTGTACGAGACGTTGGTCAGAAGTATTCTGGACGATTCGGAACGGAAGGTGAACATCGACGACAAGCAGTACGTATTTGAAGTGAAGGCGAATTACAGCGGCAATCGCTCCCTGACCAAGCAAAAAATCTGGCTGACCGAAGATTTTAAACCGACACACGCGGAAATCATGGACGGAAACATGAATACAATGGTGGAAATTTCCTTTGCCGATTTTGTGTTCAATCCGCAATTTGACGAGGACGCATTTGACAAAGACCGCAACATGCAGACGGCACTGATGGCGCTCCCCACCTTTGCGCAGGGGAACAAAGAAGAACCGCCCACAGGTTCGTTCGGTGTGATTCACCCGACCTATGTGCCGCAAGGGGTCAAATTGGCGGCTGTGGAACCGGTTGAGCGCGGGGAAGATTACAGTGTGGTGCTGCAGTATGAAGGTGCGTACCAGTACAAACTGCTGGAAGCTCGCCCTACCGCTACGACGGTAAGTTATGATGTGGGAATGCCGGTTAACCTCGGGTTTACCATCGGTGTGCTGACCGGGACAGCCGATCAGCAGCGAATGCTCACCTGGGAACTGGACGGTGTCGAGTTTACACTGGTGGGGAACCTGCCGGAAGATGAGATGGTGAAAATTGCCAACTCGACCTACGGCGTCAGCGGAAAATAA